Sequence from the Mycobacterium florentinum genome:
CGCGGATTGCCGGCGTCGGCGCCCAGCATCCCGGCTGGCAGGGCACCCCCGGAGAGGGAAAGAACGCGCGTGATCGCCGATGTTCCCGATCGTTGCGGCCCGAGCACGAACAGGACGACCCTGCGTTGTGTGCTCTTGGCCTGGCGCGAGTTCTTCGCCCGGCCGACCGTCGCCGTCACGAACACGACTCCGTGTGGCATGCGGCGCAAAAGGTGCCACGACATCGACTTTTGCTCATTGCCTGATGTAATTGACGGGATAGCAGAAAAATAAACGCGGGCGCGTCGGTTTCGTACGTGTCTGTGCGCACCGAAAAGCCTTTCGCTCGGCCCCCTACCTCGTGGTTCTTTGGCTGGTAACCGGGCGTTCACCATCGAGGCTTGGCTGATTTTACCGCTTAACCCGAAATCTCGACGGGGAACGCGATCAGCCGACGGCGGCGTCGGGCTCGCTGAACGGCGCCCCGAATTCGCTGACGGGCCGGAAACCGCGCTTGCGGGCCTTGCCGACACCCACCCGGAGCAGATTGCCCAGCGTGGCCACCCCGGAGTGATCGAGCACCAGGAACGGCGACAGCAGCCGGTTGTGCACGAACGCGAATGCCAGCCCGGACGCGGGGTCGGCCCAGCCGAACGACCCGCCCATCCCGACGTGCCCGAAGCCCGGCATCACATTGCCGAACGGCACGCTGTGATAGCCGAGGTGGAATGACAAGGGCACCATGATGTTTCGGTCCCGCTTCAGGCTGCGCCGTCCGGTCAGCCCGGCGACGATCTCCGGCGACAAGAACCGGGTGCCGTCGATTTCACCACCGTTGGCGATGGCGCCGTACATCCGCGCCAACCCGCGAGCCGTCGCCACCCCGTTGGCCGCCGGCATCTCGGCGTCCAGCAGTGGAATGTCGCCCTGCACGGCAGCCATGACGCCTTGGAAGTACAGCGACCGGAAGCCGCCGGACACCTCCATGGCGAGCTTGCGTGCCGCGTAGCCGATCACCGGATTGCCGATGACGTTCTGCGGCATGATGATCTCCGCGACCCGGGTCGGGGCGTCGGCGGGCGGGCGGCCCAGGTGTAAGCCATCGGTGCCCAACGGCTCGGCCAGTTCCTCACGAATCAGCGCCCGCATGCCCTTACCGGTGACGGCCCGGGCCAGGCCGGACATCAGCCAGCCGAAGGTCAGCGCGTGGTAGGCCGGTTTCCCCAGCAGGCGTCCGGGGGGTGCGGCGGCCAGCCGCTCTTCCATCACGAGGTGATCGAGCAGGTCTTCCTGGGTGGCGCCGCGCAAGCCCGACAAACCGCCCCGATGCCGCATCACCTCGCGAACGGTGAGCGTGGATTTTCCGTTGGCCCCGAACTCACGCCAGTACTCGGCGACCGGGGCTTCGTAGTCGATCAGCCCCCGATCGGCGAGCCGGTGGATGACCGTCGCGGCCATGCCCTTGGTCGCGGAGAACACCATCGGCGCCCGGTCGGCCGTCCAGGGCACCCGGCCCGCCCGGTCCGACCAGCCCGTCCACACGTCGACAACCGGTTGGCCATCGAGGTAGACCGCCAGCGCTCCACCGCCGAAGCGGCGGCCGGGGAACAAGCTCGAAAAACCGCGCACAACGCAAGAAAAGTTTGGGTCCGCCGCACCGAACACACGATGACCTGCGTCAGGGACATCGTGGGAGGGGTTCGTGCGGCGAGCGACCCCGTTGTCTACCGTCACAATTTTGAATTTACTTCGGATCGGCCTATCGGAGGCGCAAACACGGATGAATTTACCTTTCCGTTAGCGCGACGCGGCGTCCAGTATTTGCTGGGCTGCCATCGCGGGCGTCAGTTCGCCCGCTTTGACTTGCCGCTCCAGGTCGGCGCGCATCTTGCGCACGGCCGGGTTGGACAGCACCCGGTCCAGGACCGTGTCCCGGACCATCTGCCAGGTCCAGTCGACCTGCTGCGCTCGTCGCCGGGTTTCGAACTCTCCGGCCTCGGTGAGCACCTTACGGTGCCGCTCGACGGTGTCCCACATCTCGGCCAGACCACTGCCCTCCATCGCGCTCATCGTGAGAACCGGTGGTCGCCATAGGGTTTCGCGCGGGTAGATCAGCCTGATCGCCGACGAGAGCTCCCGGGCGGCCTTACGCGCCTCGGGCAGGTGCTCACCGTCCGCCTTGTTGACCACGACGATGTCGGCCAGTTCGAGCACGCCCTTTTTGATGCCCTGTAGCTGGTCACCGGTGCGGGCCAGGGTCAGCAGGAGGAAGGTGTCGACCATGTTGGCCACGGCCACCTCGGACTGGCCGACGCCGACGGTTTCGATGAGAATCACGTCGAAACCGGCCGCCTCCAGCAGCACGACGGTCTCCCGGGTGGCCTTTGCTACGCCGCCCAGAGTTCCGGATGTCGGCGATGGCCGGATGTAGGCATCCGGGTGCGCTGCCAGTCGCGACATTCGGGTCTTGTCGCCGAGGATCGAGCCCCCGGTCCGCGTCGAGGAGGGGTCGACCGCCAGCACCGCGACCCGGTGGCCGCGGTCGATCAGATGCATGCCCAACGACTCGATGGTGGTGGACTTTCCGACCCCGGGGACTCCGGTGATGCCCACTCGGTGGGCGTTTCCGGAGTCGGGCAGCAGATCCAGCAACAGCTGCTGCGCCCGCTCGCGATGGTCGGCGCGGGTGGACTCCAGCATCGTGATGGCCCGTGGCAGCGCCGCGCGATCGCCGTCGCGAATGGCCTGGGCTAACCCTTCGACGGAATTGCCCGCATCGGTCGCCATCTAGCTGAGGTCGTAGCCCAACCGCTCGGCAAGCTTGTGCAGCAAGCCGATAGCGGCGTCGGCGATCACCGTTCCGGGCGGGAAGATCGCGGCGGCC
This genomic interval carries:
- the lipL gene encoding esterase/beta-lactamase LipL, with protein sequence MTVDNGVARRTNPSHDVPDAGHRVFGAADPNFSCVVRGFSSLFPGRRFGGGALAVYLDGQPVVDVWTGWSDRAGRVPWTADRAPMVFSATKGMAATVIHRLADRGLIDYEAPVAEYWREFGANGKSTLTVREVMRHRGGLSGLRGATQEDLLDHLVMEERLAAAPPGRLLGKPAYHALTFGWLMSGLARAVTGKGMRALIREELAEPLGTDGLHLGRPPADAPTRVAEIIMPQNVIGNPVIGYAARKLAMEVSGGFRSLYFQGVMAAVQGDIPLLDAEMPAANGVATARGLARMYGAIANGGEIDGTRFLSPEIVAGLTGRRSLKRDRNIMVPLSFHLGYHSVPFGNVMPGFGHVGMGGSFGWADPASGLAFAFVHNRLLSPFLVLDHSGVATLGNLLRVGVGKARKRGFRPVSEFGAPFSEPDAAVG
- the meaB gene encoding methylmalonyl Co-A mutase-associated GTPase MeaB translates to MATDAGNSVEGLAQAIRDGDRAALPRAITMLESTRADHRERAQQLLLDLLPDSGNAHRVGITGVPGVGKSTTIESLGMHLIDRGHRVAVLAVDPSSTRTGGSILGDKTRMSRLAAHPDAYIRPSPTSGTLGGVAKATRETVVLLEAAGFDVILIETVGVGQSEVAVANMVDTFLLLTLARTGDQLQGIKKGVLELADIVVVNKADGEHLPEARKAARELSSAIRLIYPRETLWRPPVLTMSAMEGSGLAEMWDTVERHRKVLTEAGEFETRRRAQQVDWTWQMVRDTVLDRVLSNPAVRKMRADLERQVKAGELTPAMAAQQILDAASR